The following coding sequences lie in one Miscanthus floridulus cultivar M001 chromosome 9, ASM1932011v1, whole genome shotgun sequence genomic window:
- the LOC136481085 gene encoding uncharacterized protein gives MASPGSVVSSLFIMMNKKTYILLRIEFLVVMVTFLFLAMSILDIFRRRFHSPIIMSIFNILDTVSDSIVLYILGAMKTATIKNQLFPVWAIVLVNFRNSIDFISGYGVPDRRGRRFTEWRNVIKLLGVGFLNGSSDSKFLLPLWSLWSLQVLRSFYRFQTRNLAVRSMWHGHSSSLISEYMRTDREPGNFRDADCDPQTMQGYKYLVYGETKRSVTLKKPQYVLRIDPYKQQRRKRSNTSIDTLTTLDKIWQSDGHLLHRHNDSSSQGGDDLKDLSLAFALYRLLRCRLEDVRLHEDAIRVNQKLIRARIAEEENDMRTFRVMELQLAFLNDYFNTRYPMVFWCGLLSLFISLALSVLTFAVVCWLSVDIRRVIKPPEGDTTHHVHGFNVDVSITWAFMFFMMFKEIWEIVTYLLSDWTRLLLTCLYQRCKSKCVRNRFAEGIILSFFKSKIISERWHGVIDQYVFLHSYDGKPRIWNLMHKVTVGVVEKKDEGAELGKAISIPDCLKPAILDKLRSLNLTHGYLAKTIKSLPEEGQREKYRWACFQLPTCSHIILVWHIATSLCEIKLAKGNGVDLTKPGFLCDLLSCFTTCCSSKSYLMDENKLSGKLQESYVIANSLSRYCAYLLVSKPEMIPDSFLVPKMVLQETIKYARDQILKDHDSLQRRYDKLMEEAKNAAEEETDKVMAERENVLRQGAILGYQLISFESEEDRWVILSEVWAELLVHLAPSWNAASHKKSLESGGEFITHIWAWLWHCGIDKSKLWPVEDSENIVTGRAMPLPHQNVVRGMKNLGNTCYFNAVLQSLLALGNMRVSMLEPDALPPKGSLGQELKNLFMETTYGNNDASIPLVPENLFNIMCSRNSKFQRGATEDSYLMLISLLDGLHDEEPGMIESLFYGQDGKNLRCKACGHATYNGGEKLDLSLAIPSKKHVSVEDCLDLYALGNIEDWLCTDCSAAGNASTKQTEQSDSGTHLKAQPSYPPNGKQISIPDNYGDEHQMEQSQKVQNKIWTTVARESNKISKAPPVLIIQLKRFNYDPHAPHDKTQKLGEPVIFEETLDITKFMHPRHTENENYKYHLVAVIVHEGQTLDGGHYITFVRASRSGYQQQVSGAASTWFCVSDEHVQDASLEEVLESQAYILFYEKLNQPNANTSLETHSSSIPHQQNNKQ, from the exons ATGGCGAGTCCTGGATCTGTGGTATCCTCCTTATTCATCATGATGAATAAGAAAACATACATCTTGCTTCGCATTGAGTTCCTGGTGGTTATGGTCACATTTCTGTTCCTTGCTATGTCCATCTTGGACATCTTCCGTCGCCGCTTTCACAGCCCGATTATCATGTCCATCTTTAACATCCTGGACACTGTATCTGACTCCATAGTGTTATACATCCTCGGAGCCATGAAAACAGCAACGATCAAGAATCAGTTGTTCCCAGTGTGGGCCATTGTTCTTGTCAATTTCCGCAACAGCATCGATTTCATCTCTGGGtatggtgttcctgacagacGGGGTCGACGGTTCACCGAGTGGAGAAATGTAATCAAGCTCTTGGGAGTAGGATTCCTGAACGGATCCAGCGATTCCAAGTTTTTGCTCCCGCTCTGGTCACTCTGGAGCTTGCAGGTACTGAGGAGCTTCTACAGATTCCAGACACGCAATCTAGCGGTTCGGTCCATGTGGCATGGCCACAGTTCAAGCCTCATTTCAGAGTACATGCGAACTGATCGTGAACCTGGCAACTTCAGAGATGCAGACTGTGACCCACAGACAATGCAAGGATACAAATACTTGGTCTATGGAGAAACAAAGCGAAGTGTCACGCTGAAGAAGCCTCAGTATGTTCTCCGTATAGACCCTTACAAGCAGCAACGGAGGAAAAGAAGCAACACAAGCATAGATACACTCACTACACTGGACAAAATTTGGCAGTCTGATGGCCACCTTCTGCACCGCCACAACGACAGTAGTAGTCAGGGGGGTGACGACTTGAAGGATCTCTCCCTTGCCTTTGCGTTGTACAGGTTGCTCCGGTGCAGGCTTGAAGATGTGAGGCTGCATGAGGACGCCATTCGCGTTAACCAAAAGCTGATCAGAGCAAGAATTGCTGAGGAGGAGAATGACATGCGCACCTTTAGGGTCATGGAACTTCAGCTTGCTTTCCTCAATGACTACTTCAACACCCGCTACCCGATGGTGTTCTGGTGTGGTCTCCTTTCACTCTTCATCAGCCTCGCGCTGTCTGTGCTGACCTTTGCTGTGGTATGCTGGCTTTCTGTGGACATCCGCAGGGTGATTAAACCCCCAGAGGGTGATACCACCCACCATGTGCATGGATTCAACGTCGACGTCAGTATCACTTGGGCATTCATGTTTTTCATGATGTTCAAGGAGATATGGGAGATAGTTACCTACTTGCTATCGGACTGGACAAGATTACTCCTCACCTGCTTATACCAACGGTGCAAGAGTAAATGCGTGAGGAATAGGTTTGCTGAGGGAATAATACTATCCTTCTTCAAATCTAAAATTATTAGCGAACGGTGGCATGGTGTCATAGACCAGTATGTCTTCTTGCATTCGTATGATGGCAAACCAAGAATTTGGAATCTGATGCACAAAGTAACAGTCGGAGTGGTGGAAAAAAAGGATGAAGGGGCAGAGCTAGGTAAGGCCATCAGTATTCCAGATTGCCTGAAGCCTGCTATTCTGGACAAGCTTCGCTCTCTGAACCTTACGCATGGTTACCTCGCCAAGACGATCAAGTCACTGCCAGAGGAAGGACAGAGGGAGAAATACCGATGGGCCTGCTTTCAACTGCCCACATGCTCTCACATCATTCTGGTATGGCACATCGCCACCAGCCTTTGTGAGATAAAGCTGGCTAAAGGCAATGGTGTCGATCTAACAAAACCTGGGTTCCTTTGCGATCTCTTGTCATGCTTCACTACGTGCTGCTCCTCCAAATCATATCTTATGGACGAAAACAAATTAAGTGGTAAGCTTCAGGAAAGCTACGTCATTGCAAATAGCCTGTCGCGGTACTGTGCATATCTGCTTGTTTCAAAGCCTGAAATGATCCCTGACAGCTTCCTCGTGCCCAAGATGGTACTCCAAGAAACCATTAAGTATGCTCGTGATCAAATACTGAAAGACCATGACTCGTTACAGAGGAGGTATGACAAACTAATGGAAGAAGCAAAGAATGCTGCTGAAGAAGAAACTGACAAAGTGATGGCAGAAAGGGAGAATGTTCTGCGACAAGGTGCCATTCTGGGATACCAGCTCATCAGTTTCGAGAGTGAAGAAGACCGTTGGGTGATCCTGTCCGAGGTATGGGCAGAGTTACTAGTACACCTTGCCCCTAGTTGGAATGCAGCGTCACACAAGAAGTCCCTTGAGTCAGGAGGCGAGTTCATTACGCACATCTGGGCATGGCTATGGCATTGTGGGATTGATAAGAGCAAACTGTGGCCAGTGGAAGAT AGTGAGAACATTGTAACAGGCAGAGCCATGCCCTTGCCTCATCAGAATGTGGTTAGAGGGATGAAGAATCTCGGGAACACATGCTACTTCAACGCAGTTCTGCAGAGCCTCCTTGCACTTGGTAACATGCGTGTGAGCATGTTAGAACCAGATGCTCTGCCTCCGAAAGGTTCACTTGGCCAAGAACTGAAGAACCTCTTCATGGAGAcaacctatggcaacaatgatgCCAGCATCCCGCTGGTGCCTGAGAACCTCTTCAATATTATGTGCTCACGCAATTCAAAATTCCAACGCGGCGCGACGGAAGACAGCTACCTCATGCTCATCTCCTTGCTTGATGGTTTGCATGATGAGGAACCAGGAATGATCGAGTCCCTCTTCTATGGCCAGGATGGTAAGAATCTACGCTGCAAAGCATGTGGGCACGCTACATATAATGGCGGAGAGAAGCTTGATCTTAGTTTGGCAATACCGTCAAAGAAGCATGTATCAGTTGAGGACTGCTTGGACTTGTATGCCCTGGGGAATATCGAGGATTGGCTCTGTACAGACTGTTCTGCTGCCGGAAATGCCTCTACTAAGCAAACTGAGCAGTCAGACAGTGGAACACACCTCAAGGCGCAACCCAGCTATCCACCTAATGGGAAACAAATAAGCATACCAGACAACTATGGAGATGAACATCAAATGGAACAAAGCCAGAAAGTGCAAAACAAGATATGGACAACTGTGGCAAGAGAatctaataaaatatccaaggcACCACCTGTACTAATTATTCAGCTGAAGAGATTTAACTATGATCCACATGCACCACATGATAAGACCCAGAAGTTGGGGGAACCTGTGATCTTTGAGGAGACACTGGATATAACGAAGTTCATGCACCCCAG GCATACAGAAAATGAAAACTACAAATATCATCTTGTTGCTGTCATTGTACACGAGGGACAAACATTGGATGGAGGACACTATATTACCTTTGTGAGAGCGAGCCGGAGTGGGTATCAGCAGCAGGTGAGTGGTGCTGCTAGCACATGGTTCTGTGTAAGTGACGAGCACGTCCAAGATGCCTCTCTAGAGGAGGTACTTGAGTCTCAGGCCTACATTCTTTTCTATGAAAAACTAAATCAGCCAAATGCTAATACAAGTCTAGAGACACACAGCTCATCGATCCCTCATCAGCAGAACAATAAGCAATGA